A genome region from Euphorbia lathyris chromosome 4, ddEupLath1.1, whole genome shotgun sequence includes the following:
- the LOC136227871 gene encoding signal peptidase complex subunit 2, translating into MSNKSPKKANLLDHHSIKHILDESVSEIVTSRGYVEDVRMSNLRLFMGAIIIIIALVAQFYNKKFPENKDFLIVCIVLYVVFNGLLQLIIYTKEKNAILFTYPPKGSYTTTGVIVSSKLPRFSDEYTLSVASSDPKSISAGKPVQFTKSVTQWFTKDGVLVEGLFWKDVETLLNDYSEEPKKGK; encoded by the exons ATGTCAAACAAGAGCCCAAAGAAGGCCAATCTCTTAGATCACCACTCTATCAAGCACATTCTtgatgagtctgtctctgag ATTGTCACGAGTCGTGGATATGTGGAAGATGTCAGGATGAGCAATTTGAGATTGTTTATGGGGGCTATCATCATAATTATCGCGCTTGTCGCTCAGTTCTACAATAAGAAGTTCCCTGAGAATAAGGACTTTTTGATCGTTTGCATCGTATT GTATGTAGTCTTCAACGGACTGTTGCAGCTCATCATATACACAAAAGAGAAGAACGCAATCTTGTTCACTTATCCTCCAAAG GGTTCTTACACCACCACTGGTGTAATTGTCTCTAGCAAGCTCCCCAGATTTTCTGATGAATATACACTTAGCGTAGCTAGTTCAGATCCCAAATCAATCTCAGCTGGGAAACCAGTGCAATTCACTAAGAGTGTCACCCAATG GTTCACCAAGGACGGAGTTTTGGTGGAAGGATTGTTCTGGAAAGATGTTGAAACACTCTTAAATGACTATTCAGAGGAACCAAAGAAGGGCAAATGA